A region from the Bubalus kerabau isolate K-KA32 ecotype Philippines breed swamp buffalo chromosome 23, PCC_UOA_SB_1v2, whole genome shotgun sequence genome encodes:
- the HAGHL gene encoding hydroxyacylglutathione hydrolase-like protein isoform X1 has product MKVKVIPVLEDNYMYLVIEERTREAVAVDVAVPKRLLEIVGRERVSLTTVLTTHHHWDHARGNAELARLLPGLVVLGADERICALTRRLAHGEELRFGAIHVRCLLTPGHTLGHMSYFLWEEECLDPPAVFSGDALSVAGCGSRLEGTVQQMYQSLVETLGTLPPETKVFCGHEHTLGNLEFAQKVEPYNDHVKAKLSWAKQRDEDDVPTVPATLGEELLYNPFLRVAEESVRKFTGKAAPADVLDVLCRERASFERAAEPLQPQARALLALQWGLLSTPRQK; this is encoded by the exons ATGAAGGTCAAAGTCATCCCTGTGCTTGAGGACAACTACATGTACCTGGTCATCGAGGAGCGCACGCGGGAAGCTGTGGCCGTGGACGTGGCCGTGCCCAAAAGG CTGCTGGAGATCGTGGGCCGGGAGAGGGTATCACTGACCACTGTGCTGACAACCCATCACCACTG GGACCACGCTCGCGGCAACGCGGAACTGGCGAGGCTGCTGCCTGGTCTGGTGGTGTTGGGTGCGGACGAGCGCATCTGTGCGCTGACGCGCAGGCTGGCACATGGCGAGGAGCTGCGG TTTGGGGCCATCCACGTGCGCTGCCTCCTGACGCCCGGCCACACCTTGGGCCACATGAGCTACTTCCTGTGGGAAGAGGAGTGTCTGGACCCTCCCGCCGTGTTCTCGG GGGATGCACTGTCCGTGGCCGGCTGCGGCTCACGCCTGGAGGGCACAGTTCAGCAGATGTACCAGAGCTTGGTGGAGACCCTGGGCACCCTGCCCCCTGAGACA AAGGTGTTCTGTGGTCATGAGCACACACTGGGCAACCTCGAGTTCGCACAGAAAGTGGAGCCTTACAACGACCATGTGAAGGCCAAGCTGTCGTGGGCCAAG CAGAGGGATGAGGATGATGTGCCCACGGTGCCCGCAACCCTGGGGGAGGAACTCCTTTACAACCCCTTCCTGAGGGTGGC AGAGGAGTCTGTGCGCAAGTTCACAGGGAAGGCGGCCCCAGCCGACGTCCTGGACGTGCTCTGCAGGGAGCGAGCGAGCTTCGAGAGGGCGGCTGAGCCGCTGCAGCCACAGGCCCGGGCTCTCCTCGCGCTGCAGTGGGGGCTCCTGAGCACACCCCGGCAGAAGTGA
- the CCDC78 gene encoding coiled-coil domain-containing protein 78 isoform X2, which produces MEHVAAPGPPPRATENVLPRAEAWLPGVPGGAPAWATNLGTELPSDLEVCKELVDLQIKNQHLQEQHDAEIFELKTEVLWLKSRMLELELQGAQAAPAEADPRHHPALAQELGHKAGGQGHSYRRRLQAQSTDFLTPENKQQELGDGTGVQPPSLKLPAEAKRVQEQHGAQQKALETCVAALGRQLQGAWEEARTAGQQLAAQTVVLSSCRGQLHQAEAENARLQLQLKKLNEAYAIRLQHCAQTVAGYADGAGPKPTAAALRTFLETTLEDIRAAHHSREQQLARAARFYRKCLADLSRRHEELLTAHRAPGTPRAAFGAAPSDVALLPLSTVTESTHQTEDQARMEKQLQKLKAQKGSSEVSQGGTLEPQGLEAASWAQIHQNLQEFARGTQSWSGSGHSCWSAPRWQRSSFLSYRSMWTSTWEGTSRRS; this is translated from the exons ATGGAGCATGTGGCAGCCCCAGGGCCCCCTCCTCGGGCCACTGAGAAT GTTCTGCCACGGGCCGAGGCCTGGCTGCCAGGAGTCCCTGGGGGTGCCCCAGCCTGGGCCACCAACCTTGGGACAGAGCTTCCCTCAGACCTAGAG GTCTGCAAGGAGCTGGTCGACCTGCAGATCAAAAACCAGCACCTGCAGGAGCAGCACGATGCTGAAATCTTTGAGCTGAAGACTGAG GTCCTGTGGCTGAAGAGCCGCATGCTGGAGCTGGAACTGCAGGGAGCGCAGGCGGCCCCAGCAGAGGCTGATCCAAGGCACCACCCGGCCCTGGCACAGGAGCTTGGGCACAAGGCCGGGGGGCAGGGACACTCCTACCGTCGCAGACTCCAG GCACAGTCCACAGACTTCCTGACCCCCGAGAATAAGCAACAGGAGCTGGGGGATGGCACAGGTGTGCAGCCACCCAGCCTGAAG CTGCCGGCAGAGGCAAAGCGGGTGCAGGAGCAGCACGGGGCTCAGCAGAAGGCCCTGGAGACGTGTGT GGCAGCCCTGGGCCGGCAgctgcagggagcctgggaggAGGCCAGGACAGCTGGGCAGCAACTGGCTGCACAAACCGTG gtGTTGTCTTCCTGCCGGGGCCAGCTCCACCAGGCTGAGGCAGAGAACGCCCGGCTGCAGCTGCAACTCAAGAAGCTGAACGAGGCGTATGCCATCCGACTGCAGCACTGCGCCCAAACCGTGGCC GGATACGCAGATGGCGCAGGCCCGAAGCCCACAGCCGCAGCCCTTCGGACATTCCTGGAGACCACTCTGGAGGACATTAGGGCAGCTCATCACAGCCGTGAGCAGCAGCTAGCCCGGGCTGCCCGCTTCTACCGCAAGTGCCTGGCAGATCTGAGCCGGAGGCATGAGGAGCTGCTGACCGCCCACAG AGCCCCGGGGACCCCCAGGGCTGCCTTTGGTGCGGCCCCCTCAGATGTGGCGCTGCTGCCCCTGAGCACAGTCACTGAATCCACCCACCAGACAGAGGACCAGGCCAGGATGGAGAAGCAGCTCCAGAAGCTCAAGGCCCAG AAGGGATCCAGTGAAGTCTCCCAGGGGGGCACATTAGAGCCACA GGGCCTGGAAGCTGCGTCCTGGGCCCAGATCCACCAGAATCTACAGGAGTTCGCCCGTGGCACCCAG AGCTGGAGCGGGAGCGGGCACAGCTGCTGGTCCGCGCCACGATGGCAGAGGAGCAGCTTTCTGAGCTACAGGAGTATGTGGACCAGCACCTGGGAAG GTACAAGCAGGAGATCCTGA
- the CCDC78 gene encoding coiled-coil domain-containing protein 78 isoform X1 has product MEHVAAPGPPPRATENVLPRAEAWLPGVPGGAPAWATNLGTELPSDLEVCKELVDLQIKNQHLQEQHDAEIFELKTEVLWLKSRMLELELQGAQAAPAEADPRHHPALAQELGHKAGGQGHSYRRRLQAQSTDFLTPENKQQELGDGTGVQPPSLKLPAEAKRVQEQHGAQQKALETCVAALGRQLQGAWEEARTAGQQLAAQTVVLSSCRGQLHQAEAENARLQLQLKKLNEAYAIRLQHCAQTVAGYADGAGPKPTAAALRTFLETTLEDIRAAHHSREQQLARAARFYRKCLADLSRRHEELLTAHRAPGTPRAAFGAAPSDVALLPLSTVTESTHQTEDQARMEKQLQKLKAQKGSSEVSQGGTLEPQGLEAASWAQIHQNLQEFARGTQAELERERAQLLVRATMAEEQLSELQEYVDQHLGRYKQEILRLRKLVGTGDPWKVGAIPSDKPQHPRTCSH; this is encoded by the exons ATGGAGCATGTGGCAGCCCCAGGGCCCCCTCCTCGGGCCACTGAGAAT GTTCTGCCACGGGCCGAGGCCTGGCTGCCAGGAGTCCCTGGGGGTGCCCCAGCCTGGGCCACCAACCTTGGGACAGAGCTTCCCTCAGACCTAGAG GTCTGCAAGGAGCTGGTCGACCTGCAGATCAAAAACCAGCACCTGCAGGAGCAGCACGATGCTGAAATCTTTGAGCTGAAGACTGAG GTCCTGTGGCTGAAGAGCCGCATGCTGGAGCTGGAACTGCAGGGAGCGCAGGCGGCCCCAGCAGAGGCTGATCCAAGGCACCACCCGGCCCTGGCACAGGAGCTTGGGCACAAGGCCGGGGGGCAGGGACACTCCTACCGTCGCAGACTCCAG GCACAGTCCACAGACTTCCTGACCCCCGAGAATAAGCAACAGGAGCTGGGGGATGGCACAGGTGTGCAGCCACCCAGCCTGAAG CTGCCGGCAGAGGCAAAGCGGGTGCAGGAGCAGCACGGGGCTCAGCAGAAGGCCCTGGAGACGTGTGT GGCAGCCCTGGGCCGGCAgctgcagggagcctgggaggAGGCCAGGACAGCTGGGCAGCAACTGGCTGCACAAACCGTG gtGTTGTCTTCCTGCCGGGGCCAGCTCCACCAGGCTGAGGCAGAGAACGCCCGGCTGCAGCTGCAACTCAAGAAGCTGAACGAGGCGTATGCCATCCGACTGCAGCACTGCGCCCAAACCGTGGCC GGATACGCAGATGGCGCAGGCCCGAAGCCCACAGCCGCAGCCCTTCGGACATTCCTGGAGACCACTCTGGAGGACATTAGGGCAGCTCATCACAGCCGTGAGCAGCAGCTAGCCCGGGCTGCCCGCTTCTACCGCAAGTGCCTGGCAGATCTGAGCCGGAGGCATGAGGAGCTGCTGACCGCCCACAG AGCCCCGGGGACCCCCAGGGCTGCCTTTGGTGCGGCCCCCTCAGATGTGGCGCTGCTGCCCCTGAGCACAGTCACTGAATCCACCCACCAGACAGAGGACCAGGCCAGGATGGAGAAGCAGCTCCAGAAGCTCAAGGCCCAG AAGGGATCCAGTGAAGTCTCCCAGGGGGGCACATTAGAGCCACA GGGCCTGGAAGCTGCGTCCTGGGCCCAGATCCACCAGAATCTACAGGAGTTCGCCCGTGGCACCCAG GCAGAGCTGGAGCGGGAGCGGGCACAGCTGCTGGTCCGCGCCACGATGGCAGAGGAGCAGCTTTCTGAGCTACAGGAGTATGTGGACCAGCACCTGGGAAG GTACAAGCAGGAGATCCTGAGGCTGAGAAAGCTGGTGGGTACAGGGGACCCCTGGAAAGTGGGGGCCATACCTTCAGACAAGCCCCAGCACCCAAGGACCTGCAGCCACTAA
- the CCDC78 gene encoding coiled-coil domain-containing protein 78 isoform X3 — MCAQVWHPEGMWGGVQVLWLKSRMLELELQGAQAAPAEADPRHHPALAQELGHKAGGQGHSYRRRLQAQSTDFLTPENKQQELGDGTGVQPPSLKLPAEAKRVQEQHGAQQKALETCVAALGRQLQGAWEEARTAGQQLAAQTVVLSSCRGQLHQAEAENARLQLQLKKLNEAYAIRLQHCAQTVAGYADGAGPKPTAAALRTFLETTLEDIRAAHHSREQQLARAARFYRKCLADLSRRHEELLTAHRAPGTPRAAFGAAPSDVALLPLSTVTESTHQTEDQARMEKQLQKLKAQKGSSEVSQGGTLEPQGLEAASWAQIHQNLQEFARGTQAELERERAQLLVRATMAEEQLSELQEYVDQHLGRYKQEILRLRKLVGTGDPWKVGAIPSDKPQHPRTCSH, encoded by the exons ATGTGTGCCCAGGTGTGGCATCCCGAGGGCATGTGGGGGGGAGTACAG GTCCTGTGGCTGAAGAGCCGCATGCTGGAGCTGGAACTGCAGGGAGCGCAGGCGGCCCCAGCAGAGGCTGATCCAAGGCACCACCCGGCCCTGGCACAGGAGCTTGGGCACAAGGCCGGGGGGCAGGGACACTCCTACCGTCGCAGACTCCAG GCACAGTCCACAGACTTCCTGACCCCCGAGAATAAGCAACAGGAGCTGGGGGATGGCACAGGTGTGCAGCCACCCAGCCTGAAG CTGCCGGCAGAGGCAAAGCGGGTGCAGGAGCAGCACGGGGCTCAGCAGAAGGCCCTGGAGACGTGTGT GGCAGCCCTGGGCCGGCAgctgcagggagcctgggaggAGGCCAGGACAGCTGGGCAGCAACTGGCTGCACAAACCGTG gtGTTGTCTTCCTGCCGGGGCCAGCTCCACCAGGCTGAGGCAGAGAACGCCCGGCTGCAGCTGCAACTCAAGAAGCTGAACGAGGCGTATGCCATCCGACTGCAGCACTGCGCCCAAACCGTGGCC GGATACGCAGATGGCGCAGGCCCGAAGCCCACAGCCGCAGCCCTTCGGACATTCCTGGAGACCACTCTGGAGGACATTAGGGCAGCTCATCACAGCCGTGAGCAGCAGCTAGCCCGGGCTGCCCGCTTCTACCGCAAGTGCCTGGCAGATCTGAGCCGGAGGCATGAGGAGCTGCTGACCGCCCACAG AGCCCCGGGGACCCCCAGGGCTGCCTTTGGTGCGGCCCCCTCAGATGTGGCGCTGCTGCCCCTGAGCACAGTCACTGAATCCACCCACCAGACAGAGGACCAGGCCAGGATGGAGAAGCAGCTCCAGAAGCTCAAGGCCCAG AAGGGATCCAGTGAAGTCTCCCAGGGGGGCACATTAGAGCCACA GGGCCTGGAAGCTGCGTCCTGGGCCCAGATCCACCAGAATCTACAGGAGTTCGCCCGTGGCACCCAG GCAGAGCTGGAGCGGGAGCGGGCACAGCTGCTGGTCCGCGCCACGATGGCAGAGGAGCAGCTTTCTGAGCTACAGGAGTATGTGGACCAGCACCTGGGAAG GTACAAGCAGGAGATCCTGAGGCTGAGAAAGCTGGTGGGTACAGGGGACCCCTGGAAAGTGGGGGCCATACCTTCAGACAAGCCCCAGCACCCAAGGACCTGCAGCCACTAA
- the HAGHL gene encoding hydroxyacylglutathione hydrolase-like protein isoform X2, with protein MKVKVIPVLEDNYMYLVIEERTREAVAVDVAVPKRLLEIVGRERVSLTTVLTTHHHWDHARGNAELARLLPGLVVLGADERICALTRRLAHGEELRFGAIHVRCLLTPGHTLGHMSYFLWEEECLDPPAVFSGDALSVAGCGSRLEGTVQQMYQSLVETLGTLPPETVFCGHEHTLGNLEFAQKVEPYNDHVKAKLSWAKQRDEDDVPTVPATLGEELLYNPFLRVAEESVRKFTGKAAPADVLDVLCRERASFERAAEPLQPQARALLALQWGLLSTPRQK; from the exons ATGAAGGTCAAAGTCATCCCTGTGCTTGAGGACAACTACATGTACCTGGTCATCGAGGAGCGCACGCGGGAAGCTGTGGCCGTGGACGTGGCCGTGCCCAAAAGG CTGCTGGAGATCGTGGGCCGGGAGAGGGTATCACTGACCACTGTGCTGACAACCCATCACCACTG GGACCACGCTCGCGGCAACGCGGAACTGGCGAGGCTGCTGCCTGGTCTGGTGGTGTTGGGTGCGGACGAGCGCATCTGTGCGCTGACGCGCAGGCTGGCACATGGCGAGGAGCTGCGG TTTGGGGCCATCCACGTGCGCTGCCTCCTGACGCCCGGCCACACCTTGGGCCACATGAGCTACTTCCTGTGGGAAGAGGAGTGTCTGGACCCTCCCGCCGTGTTCTCGG GGGATGCACTGTCCGTGGCCGGCTGCGGCTCACGCCTGGAGGGCACAGTTCAGCAGATGTACCAGAGCTTGGTGGAGACCCTGGGCACCCTGCCCCCTGAGACA GTGTTCTGTGGTCATGAGCACACACTGGGCAACCTCGAGTTCGCACAGAAAGTGGAGCCTTACAACGACCATGTGAAGGCCAAGCTGTCGTGGGCCAAG CAGAGGGATGAGGATGATGTGCCCACGGTGCCCGCAACCCTGGGGGAGGAACTCCTTTACAACCCCTTCCTGAGGGTGGC AGAGGAGTCTGTGCGCAAGTTCACAGGGAAGGCGGCCCCAGCCGACGTCCTGGACGTGCTCTGCAGGGAGCGAGCGAGCTTCGAGAGGGCGGCTGAGCCGCTGCAGCCACAGGCCCGGGCTCTCCTCGCGCTGCAGTGGGGGCTCCTGAGCACACCCCGGCAGAAGTGA
- the CCDC78 gene encoding coiled-coil domain-containing protein 78 isoform X4: MEHVAAPGPPPRATENVLPRAEAWLPGVPGGAPAWATNLGTELPSDLEVCKELVDLQIKNQHLQEQHDAEIFELKTEVLWLKSRMLELELQGAQAAPAEADPRHHPALAQELGHKAGGQGHSYRRRLQAQSTDFLTPENKQQELGDGTGVQPPSLKLPAEAKRVQEQHGAQQKALETCVAALGRQLQGAWEEARTAGQQLAAQTVVLSSCRGQLHQAEAENARLQLQLKKLNEAYAIRLQHCAQTVAGYADGAGPKPTAAALRTFLETTLEDIRAAHHSREQQLARAARFYRKCLADLSRRHEELLTAHRGLEAASWAQIHQNLQEFARGTQAELERERAQLLVRATMAEEQLSELQEYVDQHLGRYKQEILRLRKLVGTGDPWKVGAIPSDKPQHPRTCSH, translated from the exons ATGGAGCATGTGGCAGCCCCAGGGCCCCCTCCTCGGGCCACTGAGAAT GTTCTGCCACGGGCCGAGGCCTGGCTGCCAGGAGTCCCTGGGGGTGCCCCAGCCTGGGCCACCAACCTTGGGACAGAGCTTCCCTCAGACCTAGAG GTCTGCAAGGAGCTGGTCGACCTGCAGATCAAAAACCAGCACCTGCAGGAGCAGCACGATGCTGAAATCTTTGAGCTGAAGACTGAG GTCCTGTGGCTGAAGAGCCGCATGCTGGAGCTGGAACTGCAGGGAGCGCAGGCGGCCCCAGCAGAGGCTGATCCAAGGCACCACCCGGCCCTGGCACAGGAGCTTGGGCACAAGGCCGGGGGGCAGGGACACTCCTACCGTCGCAGACTCCAG GCACAGTCCACAGACTTCCTGACCCCCGAGAATAAGCAACAGGAGCTGGGGGATGGCACAGGTGTGCAGCCACCCAGCCTGAAG CTGCCGGCAGAGGCAAAGCGGGTGCAGGAGCAGCACGGGGCTCAGCAGAAGGCCCTGGAGACGTGTGT GGCAGCCCTGGGCCGGCAgctgcagggagcctgggaggAGGCCAGGACAGCTGGGCAGCAACTGGCTGCACAAACCGTG gtGTTGTCTTCCTGCCGGGGCCAGCTCCACCAGGCTGAGGCAGAGAACGCCCGGCTGCAGCTGCAACTCAAGAAGCTGAACGAGGCGTATGCCATCCGACTGCAGCACTGCGCCCAAACCGTGGCC GGATACGCAGATGGCGCAGGCCCGAAGCCCACAGCCGCAGCCCTTCGGACATTCCTGGAGACCACTCTGGAGGACATTAGGGCAGCTCATCACAGCCGTGAGCAGCAGCTAGCCCGGGCTGCCCGCTTCTACCGCAAGTGCCTGGCAGATCTGAGCCGGAGGCATGAGGAGCTGCTGACCGCCCACAG GGGCCTGGAAGCTGCGTCCTGGGCCCAGATCCACCAGAATCTACAGGAGTTCGCCCGTGGCACCCAG GCAGAGCTGGAGCGGGAGCGGGCACAGCTGCTGGTCCGCGCCACGATGGCAGAGGAGCAGCTTTCTGAGCTACAGGAGTATGTGGACCAGCACCTGGGAAG GTACAAGCAGGAGATCCTGAGGCTGAGAAAGCTGGTGGGTACAGGGGACCCCTGGAAAGTGGGGGCCATACCTTCAGACAAGCCCCAGCACCCAAGGACCTGCAGCCACTAA
- the ANTKMT gene encoding adenine nucleotide translocase lysine N-methyltransferase, translating into MEQDDPAEALTELRERRPGPLELLQVAAGSGLAVYAVWALLLQPGFRRVPLRLQVPYVGASARQVEHVLSLLRGRPGKTVDLGSGDGRIVLAAHRCGLRPAVGYELNPWLVGLARLRAWRAGCAGSVRYHREDLWKVSLRDCHNVSVFLAPSVLPLLEDKLQAELPAGARVVSGRFPLPTWQPVAVVGEGLDRVWAYDIHRGGPAGQAVPGPSSASILGTPNSQNG; encoded by the exons ATGGAGCAGGACGACCCGGCCGAGGCGCTGACGGAGCTGCGCGAGCGGCGGCCGGGCCCGTTGGAGCTGCTGCAGGTGGCGGCGGGCTCGGGCCTGGCGGTCTACGCCGTGTGGGCGCTGCTGCTGCAGCCCGGCTTCCGCCGCGTGCCGCTGCGCCTGCAG GTGCCGTATGTCGGCGCGAGTGCCAGGCAGGTGGAGCACGTGTTGTCGTTGCTGCGAGGCCGTCCTGGGAAGACAGTGGACCTGGGCTCTGGGGACGGCAGGATT GTGCTGGCTGCCCACAGGTGCGGCCTCCGCCCCGCTGTGGGCTACGAGCTGAACCCCTGGCTGGTGGGACTGGCGCGGCTGCGTGCCTGGAGGGCAGGCTGTGCTGGCAGTGTCCGCTACCACCGTGAGGACCTCTGGAAG GTGAGCCTGAGGGACTGCCACAATGTGTCTGTGTTCCTGGCTCCTAGTGTG CTCCCATTGCTGGAGGACAAGCTGCAGGCAGAGTTGCCTGCAGGAGCCCGCGTGGTGTCTGGGCGCTTCCCCCTCCCTACCTGGCAGCCTGTGGCTGTGGTAGGTGAGGGCCTGGACCGAGTCTGGGCCTATGACATCCATAGAGGTGGGCCCGCTGGGCAGGCTGTGCCAGGGCCCAGTTCTGCCTCCATACTTGGAACCCCCAATTCTCAGAATGGCTGA
- the HAGHL gene encoding hydroxyacylglutathione hydrolase-like protein isoform X4 — translation MKVKVIPVLEDNYMYLVIEERTREAVAVDVAVPKRLLEIVGRERVSLTTVLTTHHHWDHARGNAELARLLPGLVVLGADERICALTRRLAHGEELRFGAIHVRCLLTPGHTLGHMSYFLWEEECLDPPAVFSGDALSVAGCGSRLEGTVQQMYQSLVETLGTLPPETVFCGHEHTLGNLEFAQKVEPYNDHVKAKLSWAKRDEDDVPTVPATLGEELLYNPFLRVAEESVRKFTGKAAPADVLDVLCRERASFERAAEPLQPQARALLALQWGLLSTPRQK, via the exons ATGAAGGTCAAAGTCATCCCTGTGCTTGAGGACAACTACATGTACCTGGTCATCGAGGAGCGCACGCGGGAAGCTGTGGCCGTGGACGTGGCCGTGCCCAAAAGG CTGCTGGAGATCGTGGGCCGGGAGAGGGTATCACTGACCACTGTGCTGACAACCCATCACCACTG GGACCACGCTCGCGGCAACGCGGAACTGGCGAGGCTGCTGCCTGGTCTGGTGGTGTTGGGTGCGGACGAGCGCATCTGTGCGCTGACGCGCAGGCTGGCACATGGCGAGGAGCTGCGG TTTGGGGCCATCCACGTGCGCTGCCTCCTGACGCCCGGCCACACCTTGGGCCACATGAGCTACTTCCTGTGGGAAGAGGAGTGTCTGGACCCTCCCGCCGTGTTCTCGG GGGATGCACTGTCCGTGGCCGGCTGCGGCTCACGCCTGGAGGGCACAGTTCAGCAGATGTACCAGAGCTTGGTGGAGACCCTGGGCACCCTGCCCCCTGAGACA GTGTTCTGTGGTCATGAGCACACACTGGGCAACCTCGAGTTCGCACAGAAAGTGGAGCCTTACAACGACCATGTGAAGGCCAAGCTGTCGTGGGCCAAG AGGGATGAGGATGATGTGCCCACGGTGCCCGCAACCCTGGGGGAGGAACTCCTTTACAACCCCTTCCTGAGGGTGGC AGAGGAGTCTGTGCGCAAGTTCACAGGGAAGGCGGCCCCAGCCGACGTCCTGGACGTGCTCTGCAGGGAGCGAGCGAGCTTCGAGAGGGCGGCTGAGCCGCTGCAGCCACAGGCCCGGGCTCTCCTCGCGCTGCAGTGGGGGCTCCTGAGCACACCCCGGCAGAAGTGA
- the HAGHL gene encoding hydroxyacylglutathione hydrolase-like protein isoform X3 has protein sequence MKVKVIPVLEDNYMYLVIEERTREAVAVDVAVPKRLLEIVGRERVSLTTVLTTHHHWDHARGNAELARLLPGLVVLGADERICALTRRLAHGEELRFGAIHVRCLLTPGHTLGHMSYFLWEEECLDPPAVFSGDALSVAGCGSRLEGTVQQMYQSLVETLGTLPPETKVFCGHEHTLGNLEFAQKVEPYNDHVKAKLSWAKRDEDDVPTVPATLGEELLYNPFLRVAEESVRKFTGKAAPADVLDVLCRERASFERAAEPLQPQARALLALQWGLLSTPRQK, from the exons ATGAAGGTCAAAGTCATCCCTGTGCTTGAGGACAACTACATGTACCTGGTCATCGAGGAGCGCACGCGGGAAGCTGTGGCCGTGGACGTGGCCGTGCCCAAAAGG CTGCTGGAGATCGTGGGCCGGGAGAGGGTATCACTGACCACTGTGCTGACAACCCATCACCACTG GGACCACGCTCGCGGCAACGCGGAACTGGCGAGGCTGCTGCCTGGTCTGGTGGTGTTGGGTGCGGACGAGCGCATCTGTGCGCTGACGCGCAGGCTGGCACATGGCGAGGAGCTGCGG TTTGGGGCCATCCACGTGCGCTGCCTCCTGACGCCCGGCCACACCTTGGGCCACATGAGCTACTTCCTGTGGGAAGAGGAGTGTCTGGACCCTCCCGCCGTGTTCTCGG GGGATGCACTGTCCGTGGCCGGCTGCGGCTCACGCCTGGAGGGCACAGTTCAGCAGATGTACCAGAGCTTGGTGGAGACCCTGGGCACCCTGCCCCCTGAGACA AAGGTGTTCTGTGGTCATGAGCACACACTGGGCAACCTCGAGTTCGCACAGAAAGTGGAGCCTTACAACGACCATGTGAAGGCCAAGCTGTCGTGGGCCAAG AGGGATGAGGATGATGTGCCCACGGTGCCCGCAACCCTGGGGGAGGAACTCCTTTACAACCCCTTCCTGAGGGTGGC AGAGGAGTCTGTGCGCAAGTTCACAGGGAAGGCGGCCCCAGCCGACGTCCTGGACGTGCTCTGCAGGGAGCGAGCGAGCTTCGAGAGGGCGGCTGAGCCGCTGCAGCCACAGGCCCGGGCTCTCCTCGCGCTGCAGTGGGGGCTCCTGAGCACACCCCGGCAGAAGTGA